Within the Helicoverpa armigera isolate CAAS_96S chromosome 8, ASM3070526v1, whole genome shotgun sequence genome, the region GTCGTTCCTCTTACAATCTATCGCTTATGATAGGTCTTTGTCGACATTTTTGCGTCTTTTTTTGTGCATAATATAAACGGAATTGTAAAtgattctatacatataattagTGAGAGCGCATGATGCGTGCCTTTTCAAATAATTAGTCGATCTAAGAGCCCTGAGATTTTCAGCAAATAGTTTCATTAGATGCTTAAATTCTCACACAGACGTCAAACTAAGCGAGAGCCAGTTCCGTCCTAACTTCAGAATACAACCCAACACCAAAATACTGATGCTCTTTAGATGTCCATTTGTTCATATCTTCAATCTTCCACTTAGACAGGTCCCAGCAGAGCGACCAGGGCCCGCTTGTAGTCTCCGGAGGTCTCGCCCTGCTGTCGTGTCGCAGAACAAACATGGCGTTACCAAGTAGTTCCGTGTTTCgtcaacagatggcgttgtttTCAAGGAAGAGGTGCCGATGTGCATGCGCCGTGCGGAAAGAAAAACGCGACATGATTAGTATATTGTGCGGTTTTGAAGACTCGTtaccaaaaacataaataaatagttgtagtAAGTTTTTTGGGTATTGGTACGAGTCTTGGAAATTGTGGGTTATTTACTCATTTATAGAGAGTAGGTACATAGCATGATATagctaataaatattacaaatgcaTAAATATAACTGCTACAAGCATGATGACATGCTTAACTACTTTTTTCATCCGACGCTTTGAGCTACACTAAGTATGAAGCAGCTTTTAATTATTAGAGTATCTTAATATCTTTATTCAAATAAGATACTATTTTATCTTATATGGGAccatcatatattttttttaatataatatatcaaaaatagCACATAGTTCTCACCTCCTTTCCGATTCACGTTGGCAAAGAGAGTtacaaaaatgtgaaaatatattaaaccacattacaaacaacataaaagtaatgattcaagtttatcaaaataacattgaaagcaaaaatattcctataatactctattgtaaattaaataatgaagtgtctttagaaaaaataaaggtaCGTAAATAATTATTCTGTTTCTTAACTTTTAGAAATAAGTAATTCCATGCTTTAATTCATCTTAAAATGTATAGTCAAAGCATTACTTTCATGCTCATAATGTTCTGCAATAAGTgtttaaaaagaatattaatgaTATTTCGATAGCTTTAAGCTTAGACATGGATGGATATTACTGCATTTTGGAACAAATTGAGCTATCTATAGTTAATTGCCAAagataaacatttatattcttcttaaaacacataataaatagtaaataataattgccGATCACCATATTCTTGTGAAATGTTTGTAACTGCCAGAAGGCTTTAATGGCATTCCTGACGAATTTATGTAGCAGCTAAATGTTCAAAGATGCAAAGTAAAAGATGCAGTGCAGTTCTCTAGGGTTTGTGTGATAAGGTCAAGCATCCGAGCATTACATAGGGGCAGCAGGGGATATTATATGagttattatatatatatttggaCTGGTTTGGAAGGATGtggcaattttttaaaataattgaatttactTGTTTATTGAATAAGTTTTCGACTTCATTAGATTTCAAGCAACGCATGCTACTTCCGTCATAAAATTATAGTGTAGTGTTTTATGCCGTAACCTTATCGAAGTTTCGCTCACTTCATAAAATATCAACggaatgatttttaatttttacttcctCAGAAACCATGGGCCTTAATTCTTCTAACACGCACAAAGCAACACTTCCAAACCAGTCCCCAACAATTAATCACAACCCCCCACCGCCCCACCATTCACCCTTACATACCGACAGATCACTGTGGAGGGTCTTATCATACAGCCTCTCGTACTCCGTCTTGATGCTGCCCAGATCTATCTCAGCCCTCGACACCACAATCCTGACCAGGGTCTGGTCTTCCGTGCCAGCACCCTGCATGGCATTCCGGAGCCTCGCCGCGAACCACGCGGGAGCATTTTCGACGCACTccactgaaataaaaatgaggATTACGTACCTTGATCTCGCTTTCCAAGGTTTTATCGTATAATCGTTCGTATTCGGACTTGATGGCTCCAAGGTCGATCTCGGAGCGGCTGACGAGGATCCTGATGAGAGTTCTGTCGTCTGTGCCGAGGCCTTGCATCGATTTCCGCAGTCGGGTCGCGAACCATGCTGATGCGTTCTCCACGCATTCCACTGAAAGTCGCGGCGGGTACGGTTAGTGATTAGCGGGTAAGATTGTTTGAAGAGTCTTGTTTGTGGTTTCTTCTGGTGCCCGTAGGAATCGTAAAATATGCTATTATACCATATCTCAAACCAGATGAGATTTTTTGGTGTCATAACCAGAAAGCTCCGTGCATTTAGACATAGGTATCGGGATATTACCTGAAATAATGTTGTGGGGCGCCACCTATTAATTCcactaaaatgtaattaaaaaataaagttataagcCAAAGAAATTTGGACAAAAATGTGCGAATTAAAAAGTTCATCTCGTCGTCctattatgaataaattatgaaaaagttaaCCGACCGATAGCAGAGAGGGCTTCCTTCAGCTCTCCTCCTATCTCAGCCTTGATGGCCTGCTCGATGGTGCGGCCGGAGATGTTCTTGTACTCCTCGAAGATTTGACGCAGCTGCGCGAAGCTCTCGTGGGCCAGGATCTGAAGATATATGAGATGGTTTGTGATTTTGGGgggtatttttgtattaatcatGTAACACAAGAGTTCGTTTTGAAATTAATCGAAGTTCGTGAGGATTTCTTGAAGTATAAACTTGAACTTTCAGCAGAAAAATGGaagtaacagaaaaaaaaccgaAGAAATTGACCTGTCCTTATTTTAATTCTAAAgacaaaacaaaagtttttgaaCTAGCTTTCTAATGCAAAAGGGAGCTTGTTTTTTGTTCAACCtaattataaagataaattttaaaatagaccCCCAAGGACATTTTCCCCCCATCAATACCCCTAATTTTAGCTTAACCAACTCACCCGGTTAAACACCTCCTCATCAGTCCCCCACTTGGCTTCCCCCGCGTCGTACAGCGCCTGTGCATCCTCCCGCGCCTTCTCCGCGTCGACGCCGACCTCGTCGTCCCGCGCCCCCTGGCGGACGGCAGACTAATGTTTATACGTAGTAGGGATTCTGGAGAGCCCTTGGGTGGGGCGATCAGtggttttgtgtgttttgtttgtatttatatgtAGCAAGTACTTCTATAATTATGTAGTAGGCCATGATATGTACTTGTTATAGTTTAGGTGGGAATAAAGTTTGTAGGATTTGATTAGGTAAAACTCTGTTACTGTACCTACTAACGAAAAAGGTTATTATATATTAAGAATAGCTTTCGTTAAACATCTAACCAAATGACTGAAATATAGTGTAATTTGGTCGCGCATTACTTTAAAAGaacttgaatttaattttttgagacgtaaataaataaaaaatattgctattcAGAAtcaacacaaaattaaaagatattttttcgaCCAACGTAGTGGACATATTAGGACCAGATTTCCAAACtagagtaggtatttttaataacaatgtcTGCacatttacaacaataaattccAATATATTCGAATCGACTTGCCACTTGCCAGACAGTCGACCAGACGTAGAGCattaataaaacacaataaatattaatgtgacCGACGCGACGTCAACTGAAAGCCAAATAACCGCGAAACTTAATACCTACCTTCATATCACATGACCGTTCTACTAAGTCaattttcaataagattttatgGACCAAACGAGTATTTAAAACCGAGATAGCAGCGAATTTCAAAAGTAAAGTAATGAATAACAAGTGTtcatataatcatcggcaaggatattgagccctgaccttcacctacgcagaattgatttattggtttattgccataagtgtacagtgcgcaatgcgatccccactcttccgccgagagctcattatccgtgccgataactatacgcaattgttttttttttttcataattttaacgAACGTTACAATTTTGCAGTGGCAATCAAataaatcgatctcagtggcgtgcacttggagaggcctatgtccagcagtggactgcgataggctgatgatgatgatgatgaatcaaatAAACCACTTTTAAATCACAACTGCAAAGGCTTTCTATAAAGTAATCAATATTACATTAACCTTGGAAACACATGCAAACTCCACCACACATGACACACGAATACTAAgaacattaaatatttgtacaaaataatcaataagtgatattttcatacaaaacacaACACACTGATCACGCCAAGCCAAGGTCACTATGTATTCAGCGAAAGCGAAGACCAAAGAAAATTAATGGTGCGTGCACATTTTAAGGGGTAAAACTTAGTTTAGGGGAAAAAAGGGCAAAGTCAAAACTCAATCAGGAGTAAGTATATGTAAACTTAAACTTTGTAGTACATTAAAATTTACTAATTTTACAACTAGTAGGTACAGCATCTTGAAAAAATACAAAGGATTTATAAATCCTTTACCTATACACGTTAATTAATCCATTGTGTAAAAGATTTAAATAGTCAATTGAAAACCTGGTTATGGGGGTAATAAAATCATCATCGATTCGATACATATAATTTATCAGATATGAGTGCTTTTTGGAATCCGTGTTGAAATTACAAGCTAAGTTATTATTGACTAAAAAGCGTTAAGTGCAAAAGATACACTGCCAAAGCTTCGTCTAATTACAATCACTTAATTAATCACTATTGTTATGttagttttctttgaaatacatCTAACATGCACATATACTTTTATCTTGTGTAAAGCCATttggataaaaataattcctaGTTAATAAGTTGATAACTAAATAAGGAGTATTCACGCCACTAAGATTGCAAACAATGGCCCCCATGGTATTATAGTCACGCAATTTACCAAAGTTCTTACTTCAGTTAATACttataccaaaaaaaatactataaaagaaaattatttaaaggcAAAGGTTAtcccttttttaaatattttatttatttatattagctagaaaatcttggaatcctaatgtgacccacttcccggtcttcgattaggatgaaattttgcacacgctctgagttctgatgacaatacatgactagctaagaaacgttgCAAAAAGCGTGCTTTTTATTTTCCTAAACTATTTGTTTGAAAATCACTTACAAGGTCCCATTCATACCCTATTTCTAAGTTAATTAACAGCAAGTACTACAAAATACATGCATATAAAGTCTTATAACAAAGCACTCACAGTCACGATGAGGGTGAGCAGTCTTCGGAAGTCGCCTGACGTTTCCGAGCACATGTGCTCAGCTAGAGGACGGTCGTACACTGCGGAGAATAGTTAGTATAATTGTTTGTGTTATTGATTAACACATATTGTTATTGATGAACAcgtaaaacatataattttttggAAGTTTGGTAATAAAAATGGTTAATACCACAATACAGCCGCTAAAAACAACCTGTAATCTGGCTGGAGGAATTGAAAGGTGCTACCTTAAAGagcaaaacttttattttacttttataaacttttataaactTTCATACGGTCGTAATAAAGTATGTGTCTGATATTATAGCGAAACCCTTAAGTCATATACTTAATGCTTGTATTAGCACAGGTGTGTATCCAGATAAATTAAAGATAGTTGTGATAAAACcgctttttaaaaagaataataaggaagAAATGTCAAACTATAGGCCCGTGGCATTAATTCCTatattttcaaagatatttgaaaaaattatatatgaatctatttattcattcatatctaaaaataatatattatgccaGGAACAAAAAGGATTCcgtaaagacaaaaatataaatatggcaATATTTGATTTCTTAAAAGTTGTCATGAATAACATTGATAAGAAAAATCCCGTATGTTCAATATTTACAGA harbors:
- the LOC110383145 gene encoding annexin B10 isoform X2 — translated: MVFQRDPTIVGVPNFNATEDAAALRAAMKGFGTDEQAIIDILTTRSNAQRQAISKAFTHEYGRDIIEDLKSELGGHFEDVIVALMLPPEEYLCKELHKCMDGLGTDEHTLVEILCTRTKQEIAAIVEAYERMYDRPLAEHMCSETSGDFRRLLTLIVTSAVRQGARDDEVGVDAEKAREDAQALYDAGEAKWGTDEEVFNRILAHESFAQLRQIFEEYKNISGRTIEQAIKAEIGGELKEALSAIVECVENASAWFATRLRKSMQGLGTDDRTLIRILVSRSEIDLGAIKSEYERLYDKTLESEIKGETSGDYKRALVALLGPV
- the LOC110383145 gene encoding annexin B10 isoform X5, whose amino-acid sequence is MVFQRDPTIVGVPNFNATEDAAALRAAMKGFGTDEQAIIDILTTRSNAQRQAISKAFTHEYGRDIIEDLKSELGGHFEDVIVALMLPPEEYLCKELHKCMDGLGTDEHTLVEILCTRTKQEIAAIVEAYERMYDRPLAEHMCSETSGDFRRLLTLIVTGARDDEVGVDAEKAREDAQALYDAGEAKWGTDEEVFNRILAHESFAQLRQIFEEYKNISGRTIEQAIKAEIGGELKEALSAIVECVENASAWFATRLRKSMQGLGTDDRTLIRILVSRSEIDLGAIKSEYERLYDKTLESEIKGETSGDYKRALVALLGPV
- the LOC110383145 gene encoding annexin B10 isoform X3, encoding MVFQRDPTIVGVPNFNATEDAAALRAAMKGFGTDEQAIIDILTTRSNAQRQAISKAFTHEYGRDIIEDLKSELGGHFEDVIVALMLPPEEYLCKELHKCMDGLGTDEHTLVEILCTRTKQEIAAIVEAYERMYDRPLAEHMCSETSGDFRRLLTLIVTSAVRQGARDDEVGVDAEKAREDAQALYDAGEAKWGTDEEVFNRILAHESFAQLRQIFEEYKNISGRTIEQAIKAEIGGELKEALSAIVECVENAPAWFAARLRNAMQGAGTEDQTLVRIVVSRAEIDLGSIKTEYERLYDKTLHSDLSGETSGDYKRALVALLGPV
- the LOC110383145 gene encoding annexin B10 isoform X4; translated protein: MVFQRDPTIVGVPNFNATEDAAALRAAMKGFGTDEQAIIDILTTRSNAQRQAISKAFTHEYGRDIIEDLKSELGGHFEDVIVALMLPPEEYLCKELHKCMDGLGTDEHTLVEILCTRTKQEIAAIVEAYERMYDRPLAEHMCSETSGDFRRLLTLIVTGARDDEVGVDAEKAREDAQALYDAGEAKWGTDEEVFNRILAHESFAQLRQIFEEYKNISGRTIEQAIKAEIGGELKEALSAIVECVENAPAWFAARLRNAMQGAGTEDQTLVRIVVSRAEIDLGSIKTEYERLYDKTLHSDLSQGETSGDYKRALVALLGPV
- the LOC110383145 gene encoding annexin B10 isoform X6; this translates as MVFQRDPTIVGVPNFNATEDAAALRAAMKGFGTDEQAIIDILTTRSNAQRQAISKAFTHEYGRDIIEDLKSELGGHFEDVIVALMLPPEEYLCKELHKCMDGLGTDEHTLVEILCTRTKQEIAAIVEAYERMYDRPLAEHMCSETSGDFRRLLTLIVTGARDDEVGVDAEKAREDAQALYDAGEAKWGTDEEVFNRILAHESFAQLRQIFEEYKNISGRTIEQAIKAEIGGELKEALSAIVECVENAPAWFAARLRNAMQGAGTEDQTLVRIVVSRAEIDLGSIKTEYERLYDKTLHSDLSGETSGDYKRALVALLGPV
- the LOC110383145 gene encoding annexin B10 isoform X1; translation: MVFQRDPTIVGVPNFNATEDAAALRAAMKGFGTDEQAIIDILTTRSNAQRQAISKAFTHEYGRDIIEDLKSELGGHFEDVIVALMLPPEEYLCKELHKCMDGLGTDEHTLVEILCTRTKQEIAAIVEAYERMYDRPLAEHMCSETSGDFRRLLTLIVTSAVRQGARDDEVGVDAEKAREDAQALYDAGEAKWGTDEEVFNRILAHESFAQLRQIFEEYKNISGRTIEQAIKAEIGGELKEALSAIVECVENAPAWFAARLRNAMQGAGTEDQTLVRIVVSRAEIDLGSIKTEYERLYDKTLHSDLSQGETSGDYKRALVALLGPV